Part of the Nicotiana sylvestris chromosome 5, ASM39365v2, whole genome shotgun sequence genome is shown below.
TGTCCTATTAGTCTCAACGAAATATATAATACACCACGCCAACCAGCTCACAACCAAGATGACCAATACAATAATCTATTTACACAGTTAAAACACTAGCATAAATACATTATCATCGATCATATAGTATATACACACAGAACCATCAAAGAGAAAAGGAGAGAGAAACTATAGTTATTAATGGAGGGCAAGAAAAACACCATTAGTATACTCATGTTACCATGGTTAGCCCATGGTCACATAAGTCCATTTTTAGAGCTAGCCAAAAGACTTACAAAGAGGAATTTCCACATTTACATGTGTTCAACTCCTGTAAATCTAAACTCAATCAAGAAAAGTGTTACAGAAAAATATTCTCAATCAATTGAACTAGTTGAACTTCATCTTCCATCTTTACCAAATCTTCCTCCTTATTACCACACTACAAATGGCCTCCCACCCCATCTTATGAACACCCTCAAAATAGCTTTTGAAATGTCAAGTCCAAATTTTTCCAAAATATTACAAACTTTAAATCCTGATTTGGTCATTTATGACTTTATCCAGCCGTGGGCTGCCACGTTTGCTTCCTCTGTGAATATTCCTGCTGTGCAATTTCTCACTTTTAGCGCGGGTGTCCTTGCTTTTGCCTTTCATATGTTTGAAAAGCCAGGGGAAGACTTCCCGTTTCCTGAAATTTATCTGCGTGAATACGAGATGCTTCAGATGAAGAAAACTATGGAAGAATCAAAAGAGGATAAGTCCCCATTCGACGAGGCTCTTAGGAAATCTCGCGACTTTATTTTGGTGAAAACTTGCAAAGAGTTTGAAGGGAAATATATGGGTTATTTTTCAAGTTTGGTTTCCAAGAAAATAGTCCCGGTCGGTTCACTCATTCAAGATACTGTCAGCAGAGATGATAATGAAGAAATTACACAATGGCttgacaagaaagaaaaaaattcagGTGTGTTTGTTTCATTTGGGAGTGAGTATTTTCTATCTAAGGAGGAATTACATGAAGTAGCTCAAGGGCTAGAGCTTAGCAAAGTGAACTTCATTTGGGTTATTAGGTTTCCACAAGGTGAAAATAATAGTAGTATTAAAGATTCATTACCAAAAGGATTTCTTCAAAGGGTAGAAGATAGAGGAATGGTTTTGGAAGGATGGGCCCCACAAGCAACAATTCTTAAACATATAAGTATTGGTGGTTTTGTGAGTCATTGTGGATGGAGTTCTTTTATGGAAAGTGTAAACTTTGGTGTGCCAATAATTGCAATGCCAATGCATCTTGACCAACCAATGAATGCTAGGCTTGTGGAATATATTGGATTTGGAGTTGAAGCAGTGAGAGATGATAATGGAAAGTTACAAAGTGAAGAGATTGCAAAGGTGATAAGGAAAGTGGTAATGGAGGAAAGTGGGGAGGATGTGAGGAAGAAAGTTAGAGAATTGAGTGAGAAAATGAATATGAAAGGGGATGAAGAGATAGACGAAGTGGTGGAAGAGCTTGTTGCACTTTGTAACAACAAATAATTAGCAATAAGATTTAAgtcatatttaaaaaaaaaatgctaTTATTGTAATTTAATTGTTGTCATaggttatttttcaaaattttcagagGTACCAAGGCACTTTTCTCCGTGCAATTAATTTTCATATTTCGCATGATATAATTACCAACTTGACATAAGACTTTTATATTGTCACTATATATAACTACCAATATTCTTATTATCTATTGAACCAAGACAAAGCTGAAGATTCATTTGCGTGCGTCGAGGATATTTTTTTAACAAAGATCAATTTTAGTCCATCGAGAACTATTTATATTCTGTAACCGAAAAATTATTTCCCCTTTTTTCGTACGGTCAAAAGATGAAGTTCAAAGAACAAAATTCTAGCTCTTAGTTAAAATATGACGACAGTAATTCAGGTTACTTAAAAATGTTACCACAGTAATTCGGTTTTTGGTTTCAAAAAATTCGGTAGTACAATTCGAGCTATTTACATAGATTAACCTATGTTTCCCCTACTTCAACAACGGATGACACATGCTTACCGCTAAattatttaaaagaaaataaatatgatATGGAGTTTGACCAGCTCAAATATTTAATAACGGTCTTTTTAATATTGGTTTAGGAGATTAATAATTTTTAGTATTCTTAACAAACTTATTAGTCTCGAGTCTATAGATGCATGCAATTGATTAAGGTATTTGAATATAAGTGCCCAAAAGGACCTGCAGTTAAAAGTTGCTGCATCATGAACTAACAGAGCCAGAATTTTATTAAGGGTTGTCACAATTTTTATAAGTAAATATAcgaaaaaatcaagaaaaatcaacacatatattatatatacataaaaaaaaaattacccgCGAAGGTAAAACAAAATTGGCACCTCTCGGAGCTATATGGCTACGCCACTAGATCCATGTTCAAATCACATTTCcataacattttttttaaaaaaacctaCACATAAGCACAAATAGTTGGCTCATTGTGAGACATGATTAAAAGGGGACGAATTAGTTATAAAATCTTACGACTCCCTGTAATATTGAAATCATATATTTCCGGCACTATAATTACTAATGAATACGGAAAcacttattattattataattgttattacattgttgttattattatcgCTAGTATTAGCACCCGCGCGAATGCGCGAACACTAATCATGTCAattatttgagttatttgaattatatttaaaTAATCTTATAATTTAAACATTCttgataaatataaataatcattgaatattaattaagaaatactACATGAAAAAGATCAACCATTTGTCAAATCAAATCTCCTAGTTGTAACTCTATTTTCCTCTTTGGGTATAATTCTTGCATGTGTCATTGGATCCTAGAAATAATCAGGaaacaaaataataactcataccTATGGCAAAAAAATTAAAGGTTGAGACTATGAAGGACACTTTGGATacgacttaactcttttactactacttgaactcttatttggtgtgttaatatctttcaaaaaatatttttattttaaaatttcagtttctaaaactttatttgtcaataataattatttttataataatgtaagtgaaaatattatccttaattcaaaGTTCATTTTagtcggctatctaaaaatttaaaaatatagccACTGCATTTTTTCCCcagtatgactccattttgatatttgacattaaccatgttaaatatctgagttatttgaattatatgtaaatgaacttaaaatttaaaccttctagataattatagataatccttagatattaattaggaagtattacatgaaaaaagactaacattttttTCAAATCTTGTatctataattttatttttgcattataattggtgtcattggaacctaaaaatttCACAAAgcgaaataataactcatatttatggcaaagcacaaaggttgacacaaTATGAAAATTTTTATGGTTACGACGcgactcttttactactacttgaactcttatttggtaggttattattttaaaaaaagtatttctatttaaaatttcaatttctaaaactttatatatttttaataatgattatctttataatgattcaagtgaaaatattatccttaatttagaATTCATTTTATTCGACTATCTAAAAATTTTAATGATCCTTTAGCCTGTGAAACTTTATTTTAGTATGATTTCATTttgagtttatcgatatctctagccacatattttgaattttgaataccctatatatacagaTTTTAAATATACTTTTTGTTACATTTGAAAATCGCTACAGagactatcaattagaaaccgaTATCCCTCTTGTAAAATTTGAGAAAAGaatctttcacataatctaatgattcaaaactaatattcttcagcgaaaaaaatattatacccttgcaatgtTTGCTTAAAGAGGTTTCCGCTTATACCTTTTTAATTCCTCAAaggtgctaaattgaaattaatgatagcaattgtataaccaaagtttgttatttgtttgatgtccatttatgcaaattgactcttcaaacaaacattcttcaaaaagaaaaaagaaaaagaaaattttgaatATTGGATGctttttgtgatgtttctttctccaatATGTAAGTTCACgtcattatatatgtaagtaaatcTTTATTCgatttttaaactcttttttgttattttgttaaaCATAGAagtgtaccctatatattacattttttttttttaaaaagaactACAATTGTAGGtttttaaatgtgaaagaattTTATAGTTATATGAGAGGCAAAGTAGtttttaaataattagaaaagataacaaaaatttCTAACTTGATTGCACAtaatcattaaccgaattaagtatgataacatgataataaaagataattttttatattaattcaaatttaaaaactatatctataaattcaaaattatcctttaattcaaaactaacattttctcaaatctcgtagtgataattttatttttgtaccATTCTCATTGGtttcattggaacctaaaaatagccaaaaagcGAAATAAtaactcttatttatagcaaagcacaaaggttgacacaaTATGAACGATTCTTTGGTTACGATGCGACTCTTTTACTACAACttaaactcttatttggtatgttattttttttttaaagaagcatttttattttgaaatttcaatttctaaagctttatatattttttaataatgattatctttatcATAGagagtgaagatattatccttaatttaaaattcactttattcggctatctaaaaatttaaatgattctttagcCGGTGAAACTTCATTTCAATATGACTCCATTttgagtttatcgatatctctagctacatattttaaattttgaatacgctatatatacatattttttgttctttgaatcattaaatattaaatTAGTTGATTGTTATTATATAACATTGCATATACTTATCTTTAAATTGTCAAGTATAATTTTGAACTATAATTATAGGGCTTTAAATGTGAAAGGATTTTATAGTtatattcaaatttttttttttgccagAAATGAAGTagcatttaaataattagaaaagataacaaaagttcctaacatgattgcatatgatcactaattgaattaagtatgataacaaaagataaatttttttttattttaattcaaaactTTAATAacaaactttatctataaatttagAATTAAAAGATAATTCAAACCtagtaaaatataaaataaaattatcatataCTATTggcatttattagcttgccacttggcttaagcaCAATgccaattatatatggtaactttattcctttaatatatatactagtattagtacccgcgcgatgcgcggataaTAAAAAAGAATGATCTACACCGTAAAGTTTAATATGTTAGTGTTAACACCATCTTTACAACCaacattaaaaatattttaagacTCCAGTAAAACTTTCATTCCATCTCCTAATAAATGttctataaaaaataatgatactatTCAATTTGTTTGATATGAATGTTCCAAGAAAAATAATGATGTTATACAATTTGCTTGATATGAAACATGTGTTTAAGGGAATATTTTTGTAGCAACTGCTCATGATATATGCAGTGCATTTTTCAAAAGTTGTCCTTTGTATTGAGGCAACGATGAAGGAACATGAATTATGTCAAACATTAGCTTATTCAGAATCAAAATGTATGCGGCAATGCATATGCAAAAACTTATTTCCTGCTAAGGCTCTCTCTTTATTATTGTCTGGCATTTGTGGTAATTGAAACTTTTTACTCTTTCTACCATTCCACAAACTTTGTCTATTAGCCTAACACTGTCTAAAGCCAAAGTTGAGGTAGAAAAGGGACAGGTCAATTGCGGAGAGCTGATAAATTCAGCTATTCAACCATAGATGAAACCGGTGGAAGGGTTGATTATGCTAAGGTGAGAacttaaacaataataatatatttcATATGGATATAAACAATAGAATACCAACTGGGAACTCAATctgttcccaatatcaa
Proteins encoded:
- the LOC104224973 gene encoding UDP-glucosyltransferase 29-like, whose protein sequence is MEGKKNTISILMLPWLAHGHISPFLELAKRLTKRNFHIYMCSTPVNLNSIKKSVTEKYSQSIELVELHLPSLPNLPPYYHTTNGLPPHLMNTLKIAFEMSSPNFSKILQTLNPDLVIYDFIQPWAATFASSVNIPAVQFLTFSAGVLAFAFHMFEKPGEDFPFPEIYLREYEMLQMKKTMEESKEDKSPFDEALRKSRDFILVKTCKEFEGKYMGYFSSLVSKKIVPVGSLIQDTVSRDDNEEITQWLDKKEKNSGVFVSFGSEYFLSKEELHEVAQGLELSKVNFIWVIRFPQGENNSSIKDSLPKGFLQRVEDRGMVLEGWAPQATILKHISIGGFVSHCGWSSFMESVNFGVPIIAMPMHLDQPMNARLVEYIGFGVEAVRDDNGKLQSEEIAKVIRKVVMEESGEDVRKKVRELSEKMNMKGDEEIDEVVEELVALCNNK